gcccttttcatttttccatataggcaatctttgatgaagtgctcAGTACTTCTACATTTGTAACATTCAAGGTTGGATTTTGCATTGGtagttcttctttctttgttatttctttgattggtTTACCTgatgttcctgaagaacttcttgaattttcttaCCAGCATAGCAGTCTCCTCCTCATCACATTTTGATTCATCCTGATCTGCTGCTGCCAGAGCCAATcccttgtttcgggaactgtctgTTGTTCCCAGATGTAATTCatgtgtcattagggaaccagcgtTCCAGattgaattttgtaaaatctttagatTTCTGGATGGCAGTGACtttggctctccagcgttcatcttgagggagaCTCCTTAGGattttccttacttgttcatcggtgggaattagTCTTCCAAGAGACACAAGTTCATTTGTGATGTTAGTGAACCTTGTAAACATCTCTTGCATGCTTTCtcttggttccataacaaaccgtTCATTGTTAGACATCAACAAGTCTATCTTGGAATGTTTTatttcacttgttccctcatgggtaacagccagcaggtcccaaatctgtttGGCAGATTTGCAACCCATTATGTTGTTATgttcgtttggtccaagaccacagtgaagcaacttgatggcaagagcatttatttccattttctgaaaatcttctttttcatattcagtcaTAGGTTTGGGGATGATTTCGTTATTGAAGTTTGTAGTAGTTACCTCAAAGTCTtcaatttcgatgactctccaaacttgctAATTTTCGgctttgatgaagatttccatccgATTCTTCCAGTACGTAtaaaattttccatcaaacatgggtggcctttgagtgaagtacccttcttccattcgctcgttcattaTCGACATCTCTAAAAATACCAGGATATTGCCCTCAGAGTTTCCTGATCAAACGGGAACAGGGCTTTGATAGCACCTTTCATAGAAGAACCAAACACATAGACATTAAATACATCATACAGAATGAAGTTAATAAGAGATCAGGATTAATGCATATAAGTATGGATGACAACCTACCGATATATGACTAAGTTATTTCCCACCAACGTTGCCCACTAACAAGTTCACTTTTCTTTGTTTGTCACCTTACTTGACTTGAGGCCCTTTGGGGCATTAATTGGGTTGTGCTAGTAGCAGTGTTTGTACTATAAAGTGTCTTAGAGGATGAGTGACTCAAGTGAGCTCAAGTGAAAGAGTCCATGATAATATAAGTGGTACAAAAGGTGAGGTGTAtgattatatacatacatagtgGTGAATTACATAGtaaggtatggtacaatatggTTCTCGAATGAGTGGGGGTGCATTCGAACGAGCACCATGAGGCGAAAACTTGACATAAAGCTCCCGTTCTAATGAtgagtgctcgaacgagcatggGTGCGCTCGAACAAGCTCCCATACAACATCATTCTATTTCGCGGCTATATCAGTTGTGACATAAGGCTCTTTTAACACTCTTGTATAATGCTCCTATTTAATAAATGAGATGAGATTAACCTTAGCCTAGAATCATTCTATTTTAACCCTAGACCTAAACACATAACTTTTTTCCCCTCTCTCTCTAAGTGTAACTTTTGTACAAGTTCTTCAACGAACTCCATTGAATTTTCTCTATAACAATCAAAGCTAGTCACCACCAAGGAGAACTTAACACTAGTTGGGTGAAACTCATTATATATtgtattttgtttcttattgCAATAGGTGCTTATAACCCAttgtttgttcattgtttagAGTTAACTGTTGCATCAAAAAGCTTTCCGACattgttcttattatttctTGCATTAAAGTTGATCTTTGATTGAAACCAAGCATCCTTTCAATAAAGTATCCCAAAAGCTCCATCTACTCAAATTGCAAGGGAACTGATCCATCTAGTTTGCGACCTCAAATCGACCTCATCAGGCAAACTATTGCGGGATTTTCTGCGCTACCCGTCCCCATCGAAAAAAGAACAGACTCTTCATCTTACCAATGAAAGTAAAAGGATTATATTCCCCATATTCACGGACGGCCAAAACCTGCATCCTTAAAAGTTATGCACAAAATGTAAGACATGCCGTTATCAAACAGTCCGAAATTCGCAGGAGTAGACATTGATCTGGATTGCCATTTAAGGACAGATCACAAAAATGAGCACAAGAAATGTAATATAAAAAACACTTAATAGATGAAAATCTGGAACTAATAATCTCAAACGTTTCGGGTTTATAGGAAACAACCCCCTGGATTAGAATCAAAAAAACCTTGAACATCAAAATACCATCGTCATCTCTAATTCTCTTGTTCATAGTCTGGAAAAGACGCAAGTGTCGATGACTAGCAAATATAGCGAGGTACAAGACAAAAAACTTCACAAAATGATGCTCAAACCCATTATAGTAAGGGCTCATCTAATCCCAAAGGCTATGCAGCTCCTACTAAATACTAAAAACTAGATACCGAGTAGACAGTTTTCTTCGTGACGACTCCTTGTCGGCTTGAACTGAACACAGCTACAGCAAGTGTGGGGTGATCAATCCTGATATCTCGAGAAATCCCACACGTTCCTTACCCGCGAAAATTTTCTTCAGCTTCTCATCACATATGATGATTTTTTTGTCATTGGGATCCTGATCAAGCCACAAACTTTTACATTACTAAAATTATCCTAGATAAATCAGCATATTACGAAAATTTGGAGATACATAATGCTCAACTTTAAGCTGTGAGAGCGAATTAGTAGTTTAGATCACAGCATACCGAAAGCAAAACATACAGATGGGGTTTTTCCTCAACTGATTGGTTCATTCTATCCAAATGAATAAGCTTGCTCCGTAGAAAGCTAATGTTGCAGGAAAAGAAGCCACATAAACAAGGCAAGCTGATTGCAAAAACAAATCCTGGCGTCAAGCAGGTACTCACTACCTCCTCTATTTTACTCTACTTAATGCAGCTTCGGAATGCAACACAAAGACATAAGAGAAATATCTTCTCACTACTATCTTAATTGCACTGCTCAGAAGCTCTAAATTCTATTAATGCAATTTAAAAAAGCTTATAAGAGATAAACCCTTGTTCCTTAGAATACAAGGAACGTTAGCGCTAATAAGCGTGAATCTGTGCAGGTGCTCGACCAGAGATAAACCCTTGTTCCTTAGAATGAAACTAAAATTCACCATTGGAGATATAGACTCCAGCAAACATTGTGTCAGATTATATTACATGAGTGCTCTGGAGAAGGCAAAGGAGTTGGTTCGAGACTTGGAGCAGAAGGAAGAGAAGTTATAACACAGAATAAACAAGCAAAGttttgttatatgttattgtttattataactTCATCTTCATATCAAATGCCAATTCATATCACAAGGCCCTTCCCTCACCAAAAGCCTACTACAAGCATTTCCAACCATCCACCCACAAATCACCTATGTGATCAATACTTGAATTCACAAGCTGAAAACATAATGATTGGTCAAAGCCGATTGGAAGATCATTTCAACAATTAGAGAAATTCTTTCTTAAATAACAGAAAAAGAAGCGAGTGGTGACACCTTACAAATGCAATTGGATAACAGTAATCAAAGGATTGGAGAGGAAATGAATACATGTTAGAGGTAATATCAAACTAGTGTTTTTCCTGCAATCagtttcattaaaataaaactaacaaacatcactcatcctccccttcttttctCTTCAAATCCTCCAACACATATACATTGCAAGGACAGGAAGAGCACACTTCGAAGCTCACTATTTGATTTTAATAGAAGCTAAAACCCGTGTCTTTGAACCCAAAAACTATCTCTTTTCTCAGCAAAACGATAGTAACCAACTATCATATCATGACATTTATCCCCATTGTAAGCTAACCAGATACAACCATGAAATCATTACTCAAAAATTGACAGCAAACCCTCAAAATACAAACATTAGGCAAGACAAACACCCCCTTTAGGCCTTTACGCTTAACCCCTTTATCTTTTCGATTTTATCATACTTTCTATTTTAGTCGTCCCTTTATTTTCGCTATTTTGCTGCGTTCCTATTTTGTAGGTACTTCTAATCTCATCCCCAAAATCATTTTCTCGCCTCATGCACATATTTCTTAAATTCGCTCATTTTTTCCCTTTATTATATTGTGACAAAATTAAAGGGATGGAGGGAGTAATTCCTTCCAAGTAAGTAAaattttgtttcaaaatttcTCTTTACTTGTGGTACTACCACTTTTATCTATTATATCTTAAACAGTTAAACCCCAAAAACTCTTTAGTTCAAAACTTCAAatatcatcaaacaaaactagCAACAACAATATTGAAGCATTCTCAACCATCTTTATATAAGAAAGATTATTCACTTATTTAACAAGTCAAaaagataatttaaaaaaataaaaacaatataaattcgAGAATATTATcaccaaaaacaaaaatcatcgaatataaaaataataatgataataataaaccaaaaaaagataaatacaaAAAATGCACATtgtcaaaattgacaaaaatttccattaaaatccaaaataaaacaaaagagaaaaaattacGAGAGAAGACCTGAAGATTGTTGGCTTTAATGTGAGCCCAGATGACCTTGAGAGCTTGGGTTCTAGAAATTTCTGGAGCACCAACAAATTCTTGAAGTGCTGGTGAAATTGGCCTTGGTTTCATTATTCCTCTGGGCTTCCTTGTTGTTGACGAAGATGACGACGCTGCACACGCCGTCACTCCGAACTTGGCGCTTTTAAGCGCCGGAAAACACACAACCACCGTGGGAGTATTCACTGGAAAACTACCAAAAAGCGACGATTTTTTGCCCACAAAAAGTGAGGGTTTCATCGAACATCTTATCGCTCCTGCCATGTTTTCTCTGTGTTGCAAGCTTCTTTGGGGTTTGGAAATTGCTTGGATAATGTTTCGatgtttttgaaatttattgttTGAAGTTGTCTGTTAATTTTCTGACCGTTGATGTTGCGTGCAACTTTTTAATCTTGGCCGTTTCAAATGCACTTTATGAGCAACAGGATTGCCAGGATAGCTGAGTGTTAAAATTTTACCCGATCTTTATATATCGCCACcctttatcgccaccccctgagtaaattatcattttgcccttgaaatttgaaaaaatatgattttgccATTGAACCTAAAATTTTCTACATATACCATACTCCCACTAAAATTATTCTCACCACAATTAAAAACCAACTTACACAAGCAAAATTttggagcaaaaattaagtttaatcagcaaattattaatcgaggtaagttatttttaatttaattagttgcaaaaattttaaaaaaaaaaactatgagcCGCCCAGATCGGTCcagtcgcctaattttaggcgactgaaccgggtcCAGTCACCCAGATCTAGGCGAttcctaattttttattattttttttccgtatgttttggaataattattatacattttgaagtatgttataattgttgttaatgttattattattaatttttttattattattgtgattgttattttttttattattaaatatatgtttatgttttgttttataaattattaatgtaaatttgtatgttgtaatgtttatttatttatttttttagtaatttttatatattgtttttaatttaagatattgaaaaataaaaaaaaatataagatgagtcgcccagatctgggcgactcatcttaatttttttttttcgtatgTTTaggtataattattataaattttgaagtatgttattattgttattgtgatagttaataataatttaatttattgaaatttaaaaacaaaaaataggtgattattattttttaatttttttttattttgattgttaaattttttgttgttaaattattatttatatttgaattattaatttattatttggttttttttgttttttttccatttttaatttttgattattattttgtttagaaatatttttatttttaatatttaatgaaactgaaaaaaattgtagaaaatggctggtaatcaaggaaaaggaaagggtttttttagacaattgttgagaggtaatagttctaggcctaccttactcagaggggacccgcatgagaggggggtaacgggttttgctaggagggctaggcatgaaGAGGCTGCCAAACAaagtgaggcccaaaggtcgagtacgctgaaccaagtgcgtactcattttgatgaccaggctgacagcctccagagtagttggggggtttatagtgatgatgataatgatgttgatgatgttcagttccaagctCCTGAGTCTCGCCCAATGGACTGGACTGTTGTTCGCGGCCCCGACGGCAGATTCGCTCGTggcggcccgagttcttctgccgcatctgagcgcgcaggacgtagttttgtcgataatgagccgccacgggagAGCAGGcttatgttttcctttttcaccaggacacacccttaccgtttAAGGTCTTTCtagtggtttacgactacttcctacaatcataaatttacacccgcaacttctacttttagaaccaggtcgggcagtattatctagattatgtacatcacccctaattttaccatagcggtgacatcttaaatagacactaactctagaatgtccttctttctttttataagaagcacgtgtaaattgaaaaccgattgttattgctatcgcatcggcccaactatgtaactcatctacggAGATAAATtctctatccgtaacaaagctactggagtagtctacgttgtctccaaagttttcaaactcctgcaaatttgaaatataaataatataaattacgtacattaatgactacaataataataataataataataataataaaaacattacgtaaataaaaaaataaaaaatttaaaataaatttaaaataaaattatcaacaataaaaataataataatgtcaacaataataataataataataataataataataataataataataataataataataataataataataatattacagacaataataaaaaaataacaaaaactaaaacaaccataataataataataattaaaaaaaacatgaatacgtaaattaaaattttaaaaaaaaaaatttatcaatcgCACAAAATGAGGCGActaaaccatggttcagtcgcacaaaattgggcgactggacctaggataagtcgcccagttttgtgcgactgaaccatggtccaattgcccagttttgtgcacttgaaccatggttcaatcgcctaCTTTTGtgcgactttttttttttttttaaatttccaaCGAAaactttacgtaccgcatccgactcatagtcactttcgttagccatatttaaccaattacgAGTTACAACTTCTTTAActctttttagagagatagtaccagtttttagagagatagtaccatgtttgaattcgtacatcATACGCATCTCAGgattcgatatatatagacaaatctttcgcattaaattcttaatagtgttgttaagtgtgatttacatttattaattaagttttaagttcagtggcaattttgtaattttttaaactccaaGGGCAACTACGTAATTTTGaggagggggtggcgataaaatgaaaagggtggcgaagtttagcaACACCCAAATTTTAACTTCGAAAAACCGGCCCACTTAAATAGCACACAAATTCAAAACGCTAATTCTTAAATGGGATGGTCTTAcaatgaaaaatttgaaataattaagttaaattaacaataaaatgaacaaaataagataagtttcaacttattttcaaaagtaagcgtgaaattctcaaacctgtggtttggggctattcacagttagtaactgcgaacagctattttgtttcttttgacCTGTTAACAGCATGCTCCACAAATACGTAGGACAACTTCCTTCATTCTCATTTTCCCTAATTCTCAAAACCCTACCTTATACTACTCGACATTCTCCTTCTAAAACCACTATTAGACTAGATTCAATCCATTAATTtttgcattcctctttcaatttggcacttcaaaattagtctgAGATACTTTAGCTTGCACAAAGATAaagttttatgcgttttttttagtgtgtgtgtatatatatatatatatacatatatatatatatatatacatatatatatatatatatatatatatatatatatatatatatatatatatatatatatatatacatatatatatatatatatatatatatatatatatatatatatatatatatacatacatatatatatatatacatacatatatatatatatacatacatatatatatatatacatacatatatatatatatatatatatatatatatatatatatacatacatatatatatatatacatacatatatatatatatacatacatatatatatatatacatacatatatatatatatacatatatatatatatatatatatatatatatatatatatatatatatatatacatatatatatatatatatatatatatatatatatatatatacatatacatatatatatatatacatatatatatatatatatatatatatatacatatatatatatatatacatatatatacatatatatatatatacatatatatatatatatacatatatatatatatatatatatatatatatatatatatatatatatatatatatatatacatatatatatttatatatatatatatacatatatatatatatatatacatatacatatatatatatatatatatatatatatatatatatatatatatatatatacatatatatatatatatatatatatatgtatatatatatatatatatatatatatatatatatatatatacatatatatatatatatatatacatatatatatatatatatacatatatatatatatatatatatatatatacatatatatatatatatatatacatatatatatatatatatacatatatatatatatatatacatacatatatatatatatatacatatatatatatatatatatatatatatatatatatatatatatatatatatatatatatatatatatatatatatcgttttttagggttttgatgaagttttgttattttctcaaatgtaggttactagttcttaaatcaacaatcttcttaatcatccataactatGCAAGGTaatgtttaaattttttcatagctttatgttgttttttgaagtattgttgttgatgaccatattgaattagttgaatttgatgtacattatatatattattagaaatgttgatgttggtattagaaatatcatttatgaacttattaattgatttattatttgaattttatgtgcattatatatgtatgaacttagttatattatggactttattaatttgtagaccaaaaagattacaatcaaatgaatataatgtacttgtatgggcatgaagttgatgatgatgttgattttgtttgtattcatgtagaaatggcatcattacgcgtcactatagtatgtttttggaatagttgtattcgagaaagtagtggcaaagttcattatgttggggcaAAAAATgtaggttgtttgcatgcaattcgaacatggatttgaattagtttaaacgttttatatgttctaagattggattggaccctactagaagtacTGTAagtataagctttaaatatgacatgagtggagaattgctagCCTTTCTAATTGAGGATGAttaggctatagatgctatgggggagcattcaaagttcacccaaattccctctttggagttatacgtagaagaagtacccttagggaatgtagttgcttctaatcctactcctacccctatgcctatatcaacTCAGAAAATTGTAAATTCTTTTATTCCTTCCacatcttgtactttttctcaaccccctacgaatTAAGTTCCAATggattcaatggttaacttagaagaaagtgatgagatgggaccttgggaagatgaaaatgagagtaatgagctcattgatgatacttctgaggatgatgtggatgtcgatgaggatacgctagcaaatgacatgaccctaggcaacatttctacaatcattcctcctacaccttataccctatgtccacctctagacgagtatgaggaggacaactccTAGAGGACTTGGACTTGTGATACCACTTACATcgaagaaggggagttggagaagggtatgaagtttgatagtaaggaaacgTTGTTGGaagtgttggcctcttaaggttttgatgatgacttcactcttaaataaacaaacatatttttagagattgttttgtaggtatatatccggtttaatttgaatcgttgatgaagcctatgacttgattcgtggaagttgtacatgtctcaaatatccaagaagttgggcaattgctttagaagtcagtttactgttcctagagttgaagtcctgacgaaagttgtagacggagacagtgcgctgttccccacgatacaggtctgaagaagacattgactggaagttacgaaaattatgttttctgtttttagttaatgtaaaaggttaaaatttaattagttgcttaattaaatttatttattaattggcaaaatgtttttaatacgcctaaaaacatggagaagactaattccttgtttatctcctataaactcggacatccaagagacttgttctctactttgaattagtctcctacattt
This genomic stretch from Amaranthus tricolor cultivar Red isolate AtriRed21 chromosome 9, ASM2621246v1, whole genome shotgun sequence harbors:
- the LOC130823958 gene encoding upstream activation factor subunit UAF30-like; its protein translation is MAGAIRCSMKPSLFVGKKSSLFGSFPVNTPTVVVCFPALKSAKFGVTACAASSSSSTTRKPRGIMKPRPISPALQEFVGAPEISRTQALKVIWAHIKANNLQDPNDKKIIICDEKLKKIFAGKERVGFLEISGLITPHLL